Proteins from a single region of Kluyveromyces lactis strain NRRL Y-1140 chromosome A complete sequence:
- the EAF5 gene encoding Eaf5p (weakly similar to uniprot|P39995 Saccharomyces cerevisiae YEL018W EAF5 Esa1p-associated factor, subunit of the NuA4 acetyltransferase complex): protein MFKEFLLLDVLYDELLNSQTNKVSLIRLRTGFNDHKIHKFTRMEDIKINEILDMIKEMFPNQTSLNDGQITFYHLQINEIQNKIMDVYERCQRDLVGKLAKNEKELKRGKVGKVSHTGSNGNKSNSSSSSSSTSAISNGAGAAGATTHSVLSTPAASTSTTTNNSSKVDYMKSRRGKILAMYRDTVIAKLESFEQFKEVFSSFEKVNHNEVIKMENDLKKLKTLHLNNLIDLQWNLQNCVTNGIMSMGHEDTNRVLLAQDELDMTINFVRNAMDN, encoded by the coding sequence ATGttcaaagagtttttgCTGCTGGATGTATTATACGATGAGTTATTGAATTCACAAACGAATAAAGTATCGTTGATTAGATTACGAACTGGGTTCAACGATCATAAGATACACAAGTTTACTCGCATGGAAGATATCAAGATCAACGAAATTCTGGATATGATAAAAGAGATGTTCCCGAACCAGACAAGTTTGAACGATGGACAGATAACGTTTTATCATTTACAAATCAACGAGATACAAAACAAGATAATGGACGTGTACGAGCGATGCCAACGGGATTTGGTGGGGAAACTAGCCAAGAATGAGAAAGAGTTGAAACGGGGCAAGGTGGGGAAAGTATCTCATACAGGGAGCAATGGAAACAAaagcaacagcagcagcagcagcagcagcacGAGTGCTATCAGCAATGGTGCTGGTGCTGCTGGAGCGACAACTCACAGTGTTCTCAGCACACCTGCAGCCTCTACTAGCACAACCACTAATAACTCGAGTAAAGTAGACTACATGAAATCGCGTCGTGGCAAGATCTTGGCGATGTACAGAGATACTGTGATAGCAAAGCTTGAATCGtttgaacaattcaaagaagtgTTCAGTTCGTTTGAAAAAGTGAACCATAACGAAGTCATCAAGATGGAAAACGATTtaaagaagttaaagaCGCTCCATTTGAACAATCTAATAGATTTACAATGGAACTTACAAAATTGTGTCACCAACGGTATAATGAGTATGGGACACGAGGATACGAACCGGGTATTACTAGCA